One Glandiceps talaboti chromosome 2, keGlaTala1.1, whole genome shotgun sequence genomic region harbors:
- the LOC144446112 gene encoding sphingosine-1-phosphate phosphatase 2-like: MEGWIDYLRSSHTIAKFQTQFGVEIIKADHRGVTDNSKDNDGHQRPFDSYADGNRCPNVSTAPSATTQGKDGNTNGNVTSTGNGTHLSTHEYGEGVKRLRQRGNIGSENGTDNISSDTLVDSETGETSSSSDKPKVEYKIHNRFWYYLFLFGASLGNEVFFIAFIPFCGWNLSLFVIRRLVIVWAIVLYLGQGAKDIIKWPRPTSPPVVKLEHLYEKEYGMPSTHAMMGLSLPFTILYLTMDRYQYPFILGLLVAVSWCTVVCLSRFYLGMHSVLDVIVGLIFATVIIVIVNPYLGDIDVFLTEHKYGAVTGFLIGLTMAVCYPTLDRWSAARGDATLILGVGTGAVVGMWFKINYNILPLDPVEPLPYEIPTLNLQWLMFMVLKTLVGVIIMLITKVVMKEVIYHIVCFFLNIQHSDAKATELVVIELPRKFFTYMVVSLNAIVLIPVIHKYLGLI, translated from the exons ATGGAGGGGTGGATAGATTATCTTCGGAGTTCGCATACTATtgccaagtttcaaactcagtTTGGGGTGGAAATAATCAAGGCAGATCACCGTGGAGTAACTGACAACAGCAAGGATAATGATGGTCACCAACGCCCATTTGATTCGTACGCTGACGGCAACAGGTGTCCGAACGTTTCGACTGCACCAAGTGCCACTACCCAAGGCAAGGATGGGAACACCAACGGGAATGTTACCTCTACGGGGAATGGTACTCACCTATCAACGCATGAATACGGCGAGGGCGTGAAGAGACTTCGTCAAAGAGGGAACATTGGTTCCGAGAATGGCACTGACAATATATCGTCTGACACCCTCGTAGACTCTGAAACCGGAGAAACTAGCTCATCTTCGGATAAACCGAAAGTAGAATATAAAATCCACAACAGATTCTGGTactatttgtttttatttggtgCTTCTCTCGGAAATGAAGTATTTTTCATAGCATTCATACCGTTTTGTGGGTGGAATTTATCGCTTTTCGTGATTCGTCGACTGGTCATAGTATGGGCAATTGTCTTATACCTTGGCCAGGGAGCTAAAGATATCATCAAGTGGCCAAGACCAACTTCACCCCCTGTGGTAAAACTAGAACATCTTTACGAAAAAGAGTATGGTATGCCGTCCACTCACGCTATGATGGGACTAAGTTTACCATTTACAATTCTCTATTTAACAATGGATCGGTACCAG TACCCATTCATTCTTGGTCTATTGGTAGCTGTATCCTGGTGTACAGTGGTGTGCCTTAGTCGCTTTTATCTTGGAATGCACAGTGTGTTG GATGTAATCGTCGGACTTATTTTTGCCACAGTCATCATAGTAATAGTGAATCCGTACCTTGGTGATATTGATGTGTTTTTAACAGAGCACAAATATGGAGCTGTGACGGGATTTTTGATTGGACTAACCATGGCTGTCTGTTACCCAACACTGGATAGATGGAGTGCCGCTAGGGGTGATGCCACTCTCATTTTGGGGGTGGGTACAGGTGCTGTGGTAGGAATGTGGTTCAAAATCAATTACAACATCCTACCCCTTGATCCAGTGGAACCTCTCCCATATGAAATCCCTACCCTTAATCTACAATGGTTGATGTTTATGGTGTTGAAAACTTTAGTAGGTGTTATCATTATGTTGATCACTAAAGTGGTTATGAAAGAGGTTATATATCACATTGTATGTTTCTTTCTGAACATCCAACACTCGGATGCAAAGGCCACAGAACTAGTTGTGATTGAGTTACCAAGAAAGTTTTTCACCTACATGGTAGTATCGCTGAATGCAATAGTACTTATTCCTGTCATTCACAAATACCTGGGATtaatttga